TGgactttaataaacaaattatagagtaataaaacaaagaaaagttgTGCTCCTTCAATAATTATCATGCAATCAAAAGTTATTACCGTTGTGAACGAAATTTGTGATGTTTTTATCACATATTTCTCAACAATAGGTTCAGTTCTAGCCgaaaaaatatccaaaaaatataattatactctaCATCCCATAATCAAAGAAATAGTCATAGCAATCATGCACTTTTAACATTGGGACCATGTAGatctaataaaattgaaaagattaaaaaaGATCTAAATTCTAACAGAAGCACTGGTATAGATAAAATTAGCCCTCAAGCCATAAAATATGTACgaaatttgatttcaaaaagCTTGTCGCAATGTTTCAACAAACTTATATCTGAAGGAAGTTTCCCGGACTCATTGAAGATCGCAAAACTCCTATACATAAATCTGGACCACAAACTGACACAGGAAACAATCGTCCAATCTCTGTATTGCCAGTTctctcaaaaatattaaaagaactgATTCACAGTCGCTTAGCTACGTACTTGgacacttttaattttatatctaaacGACAATTCGATTTCAGGGTTAAAAGTAACATCACTGCTGCAACTGTAGAcctaataagaaaaataagacAAAACAAAGATAAAAAGAACATCACAGTGGGCGTGTTCATCGATttaaaaaagcctttgataccAAAAGTCATAACCTCCTATTACATAAACTTGAAAACATTGCATCAAAGGTAacgtacttaaaatattaaaatcctaTCTCACGAATAGGTCGCAAATTGTTGGAATTGGAAGTGTCCAAAGTGTGGCTTTGCCTATCACCTATGGAGTCCCACAGGGCTCTATTTTGGGAGCACTTCTTTTCcttatataaacataacaataacatcTCAGCATTGGAACTACAACTACTAACTTTGTACGCGGATGACACTTGCTTGTTTTATTTTGGAAAcaacataaatgatattattgctAAAGCACAAGAAGTTCTAGATCTTTTGTACGAATGGTTCCATTATCCAAGACTGTATTGAAACCAAAAAACAAAACTGTTCCACAGCATAATGCGCTAACTGTTAACAACATTCCAATCGAACAGAAAACTTGCTAAAATATCTTGGTTTAAGAATAGACAACTATCTAACTTTCAACATCCACATAGACCACATTAAGAAAAAACTTTCCTCTTTAATTGgttcagtaaaaaatatttctaggtGCATACCTCAGAAACTACGCTGTACTATTTACAACTCCTTGGTCAAGTCAcatctgttttatttaatcgAAATATGGGGAAATGCTGTAACACAAAATTACAAGAACTTCAAAggcaacaaaataaaatagtaaaaatactttttggaTATCCTTCTAACACCTACaacaaaaatttacaataaaacaaggATTATGAATCTACGAAagctatatataactatatatatacataactctTGTATCTTAATAcgaaaaatcattaataaatccATACATTCTGATTTGTCCTTTGTGAAGCATATAAGTAAGCGTAGCACCCGCCGACCTAGTTTACTAGTTCTCCCGAAAATTGGAACTAAGTATGCACGGAAAGATATAACGTTTGAAGGAGTacaactttataacaaattactacctactataaaaaatgtaagctcaATTAATGAGTTCAAGTATCGGCTTTCACGCTacattttagaaaattaatacTGATGACATAAGACTAAAACTTACTTTATATCTCGTTAGCTGAGTACCTACCTATGTGGcgatctttattatattttactcgtTTAAGTGACGTTCgtcttttttgagaataaagatTCCTTGAACTacatgtcgcggattcaaaaatggcaatccatttgaattatacttatataaaaaaattatatatgtataattaacaaaaaaaaaataataatttaaaaaaaaaattatacatatataaattttttttagttttaaggttaaagtaaaaaaactaaaataaaatacatttttttatttatgactttATCTTATGcataaagtaaatgaaataaaaaaataataattaattacttagctaagttttaatatttttgtatgtttttccATATTTTAGTCAACTTTGCGCAGTTGCAagaggggggcctcgacgtggaccgtggaataagaggacctccgtttttgagatggagaccctcaagcccaacattcctatgcggtccactgcgagcgacgtaccgacttcggccaggcgagccgcctcctgataattccgccctgtcgccgtgatgagagtgtcgtccgcatagcacaacacccccattctaggaagttttactggtggtagggctttgtgcaagctcgtctgggtaggtaccacccactcatcagatattctaccgcaaaacagcaatacttgatattgttgtgttccggtttgaagggtgagtgagccagtgtaattacaggcacaagggacataaaatcttagttcccaaggttggtggcgcattggatatgtaagcgatggttgacatttcttacaatgccaatgtctaagagcgttggtgaccacttaccatcaggtggcccatatgctcgtccgccttccttttctataaaaaaaaaaaaaaaaaaaaaaaaaaaaaaaaaaaaaaaaaaaaaaaaaaaaaaaaaaaaaaaaaaaaggacggATGTCggcaggagccagtcgaagccaacgttccacagaattgggccgagaactgacccctgtggaacgccacagcctacctgacgccggacaagacgcccatcgcccccctcccagaggactacccggtcctggaggtatgcccccaacagcttcctgagataggaaggcaccccgtggtatcggagtgcctccccaatagtctcgaaaggaagactattgaaggcgttcgcaacatctatcaATACTGCCAGAACTACGttccctcgggccaccgcatccgtggtccgggttttcagggcgtccagggcgtcgatagttgatcgacccgccctgaacccgtactgagcctctgacagacccggccccacctcgtcgaggtgctgaataagacgggcagcgagaattttttcgaagaatttgcccgtctcgttcagcagcacaatcggcctgtatgccgaggaagaatctggcggtcgaccttgctttggcaacaggaccaactttccctctttccaaggcttcggaaactgcccgctgcacagacattggtcgaacagctcccgaagccttacgcctaggtattccagagcgtcacatagaacacgccctggaatcccgtctgggcccggcgtagtgtttttggccctcaagcggtcgaaggccacctccatctcccgctccgtgatcagtggtggagccactgtgtcgtcaatcatgGAGCGAGagaccatctgtggagggacatgctcacctggatgggggaagagttccccgaccaggcgcaggaggagatccgatgacattgtctctgtcacgggggcaccctgcgtgcggaattttccatgcacaccgcggaacggacgcccccaagggtcccggttcaggcccgccagtagttcttccctagctttctccttggcctgacttatcgccagctgtaggtcttttttcagctgacgataagcggccaatagctgtccctccaagtccgcatcaaaacctttgcgcctcctacaacggacgtaagcccttCGCGCCCGGCTATACGTCACccgaagctctgctatttcgggcgaccaccaatacacctgccggcgcggagctctatgccggaacctaggcatggcagcatcgcagacctctttaagggcactgcgcatgtggcccgctagctcttctgcactggcgccctcccaccttcctgtggaaccccatcgctgtacgatggcagcctccctggccagctcacgatctagctggctaagagaccacctcggaagcgtggttggcaccctagagggttccaccgacctgcgagaggtagagatctcaaaccggatgtacctgtggtccgacagagtctccacctcctcctctactctccaattcaacactctgcgcgctacaacatgggtggcgaaagagagatccaccacggaccccccctgttgccgcacgcacgtgtaaacctgccccctgttgagtagggacaggctggagagtagtgcccacacctgaatagcccttcctcgcggattcgtggcagggttgccccaggcacgtgatttaGCATTGAAGTTGCCCAAGACCAGTATCAGCCTCGGTGACTGCCTGGTCACCGCAGCTCTGATCGAGCCGAGATAAATCTGgaactccgccaggccgcggttgggagagaagtacgtacccacaacaacgaattctctccaccctgccactacgtaacccgagctcctctcaatgagtgagagagaactcgtttcactccgggtagtaaccaccacggtgccgtccaagtctcctaaccagttaggtaggggagggacataatatggctcgcaggccacagccaggtcgatctgccactccgccatggactgcagcagcaggtcctgcgccgcggcgcagtggttgacgttcgtctggaggaactttatgtttgtgctcatgttgacattgaaacttcctcctcggcctggcgccgtccgacATTGGTGGTAGTCTGGGTGCCTAAGACCACCGTACCCTTTGTGATGGGGGGGGTTGCACTCCCCTGATcccatcacgtgcccagagggCTTGCCAGCGTCTGCGCACACAGCACAGCGCAGTTTCTCGGTACAGCCCGCCGACTTGTGGCCATCTACGCCACACCGGAAGCATAGACCCCCCCGCTCCGCTTTGGATGGGCAAAGCACCTTCGTGTGGCCAAGGCCCAtacacttgaagcagcgcaaagggTGCTGCTCCAATACGCATACCTTCGCCGAGCTCCACCCTACGAAGAGGCGACCGGCATCTGATATCTTCTTCGCCGCTGTGAGAGGACAGGTGACGCGGACCATTCCCATATATCCGGGACCACGATGCAACACTCCGCATCTGACTGAGTCAGGGGAGCAGTTCCCTGCACGAGCAACTGCAGCGACCATCGTCTTGTAGCCTTCAGTAACCATTTCTTATACAATGATTCTTCTATAACTTCCCTCAAATTTGCTAATTGTAATTCATGTCTCTTCTTTTGGACTATTGAGTTTCCTGGGTCGAAGTAATGGATGTACGTCGCAATTGTAAAATACACCTGAAATTAGTAGACACAATCACATACTttggttatattaaaaagtgtaCATTTCAACGTACTTGTATATCAATTATTTCTTCAAGACAATCGGATAAATAGTTGTTCAAATGCAATTAAAGTCAACTATCATTAATTTTACGCTAATATTACAATGAAACGCATCATCGacttatcttataattttactaatgcagtatttttgattattatttataattgttaatataaatagtactaCTGCTATTATTACTTAACaagactaaatatatttacttttatatcattatattttaaacaaacactaaaattaaagtcgttaattatttttttaaattattttttcatgctCCAATTAGATATTTGGTCGGTCGTAGTCTGAAGTCGTTCCTCTGAAGTGATCACGGGCTCTTTCTGTTAAATTATCAAGACCGATCTCGTGATTTCTGTCTAGAATTTTCACGAGAGCGACCTCGTGATCTTCCCCTGGATCTTCCTCGAGAGTGACCTCGCGATTTTCCTCGAGAGTGTTCTCGTGACCTTCCCCTGGATCTTCCTGGAGAGTGACTTCGTGATGTTTTTCTAGACCGGCTTCGTGATCTGTCTCTGGATTTTCTTCTTGGTCGCCTTCTATTTCTTTCCAAATTTAGTTCTTGTCCctctatacagtaacagtaacagcctgttaatgtcccactgctgggctaaggcctcctctcccttttttgaggagaaggtttggagcttattctcaATGTACACTGTTAATTGTCCCTCTATAGGCCCGCCTAATTGGATTGAATCTTCTGTTCGTTCTGGCTTAAGGCCAGTTCTACTAAAGATGCCAACGGGTATGACATGTGTCGTATTtggaaaagttaaattattatttctaggtGGAGTCAATTCTATAGTATAAACATTTTCTTGTTCAATATTCTCACCTAATTCACGAAGAAAATCTCGACGGATGTTAAGCACAATTTTTACTGCCATAGTTACCTTTTAGATAATATTCTAAacgtatttataaacaaaacgaaCGAATACCGTTAGTTGCAGATGGCTCCATGAGTATAAACTGAAGCTGTTTATAtgaggtttaagaatttattctcaaaaagacagattcacttacatgagaacagtatgataaatgtaaagatgacaaaaaatatattcgccttATAGATACTTAGTTAACGGaatgtaatatagtaaaatagatgtgtgtattttaatcggtacaaaagtgggtattctctaaaatatattttgagagttGAGACTTGAACCCGTTAACtgagcttacattttttatataagatggtaatttgttatatagttgtGCTCCatcgaaagttatatttttttttgcaaatttgttCTAATTTTTGGGAGTACTAATAAGCTTGGTCTACGGGTGCTACGtttattgctttgttttataaatgacaattctgaatgtatcgatttattaataatttttctaatgagaatacaagaattatatacataaagttgtcgtaagttcataatatttgtttctttgtaaagTTTAGTTGTTGATGTCAAAGGTGGatatctaaaaagtattttaataattttattttgttttctttgtagttcttgcagttttgtttttccagtattaccccatatttctattaaatacaataaatgcgaTTTTACTAGCGAATTGTAgatgttatactttatttttttaggtaagcattttgaaatatttgttaatgacccaattaaagaggaaagttttttattaatgtaatctacttgatatttgaaagttaaGTGATTGTCTATTCGTAaccctaaatatttttcacagtttTTCTGCTCAATTGGAAAATTGTCAATAGTTAATGGAACATGCGGTGCaatccttttatttttagttttgaataCAATGTAACAAGTTTTGGAAACGTTAATAGTTAAAAGATTTTGATTGAACCATTTATGCAAAACATCTAAATCACGTTGAGCTTgagaaattatatcatttatgttattaccGAAATAGAATAAACAGGTGTCATCTGCACACAAAGTCAGGTGACCATTTAGTTTCAAAGTTGCAATatcgtttacataaattaaaaagagaagTGGTCCCAAAATTGAGCCCTGTGGAACACCACAGGTGACAGGCAAAGCACTACTTTGTATATCACCAATTTTGACGATTTGCAATCTGTTTGTTAGGtacgattttaacatttctagtaCAGTACCTTTGATACCTATGTTTTGAAGTTtatgtaataagattttatgacttacggtatcaaaggcttttttaaGTCGATAAATACGCCCAGAGCCATGTTCTTTCTATCTAGGTTCTgtcttatttttgttactaGATCTACAGTTGCAGCAGTGGT
This genomic stretch from Nymphalis io chromosome 17, ilAglIoxx1.1, whole genome shotgun sequence harbors:
- the LOC126774721 gene encoding uncharacterized protein LOC126774721, whose amino-acid sequence is MVTEGYKTMVAAVARAGNCSPDSVRCGVLHRGPGYMGMVRVTCPLTAAKKISDAGRLFVGWSSAKVCVLEQHPLRCFKCMGLGHTKVLCPSKAERGGLCFRCGVDGHKSAGCTEKLRCAVCADAGKPSGHVMGSGECNPPHHKGYGGLRHPDYHQCRTAPGRGGSFNVNMSTNIKFLQTNVNHCAAAQDLLLQSMAEWQIDLAVACEPYYVPPLPNWLGDLDGTVVVTTRSETSSLSLIERSSGYVVAGWREFVVVGTYFSPNRGLAEFQIYLGSIRAAPTDLLTGSRRRLRDYVLRQRSSLRCCT